From Planococcus halocryophilus, the proteins below share one genomic window:
- a CDS encoding STAS domain-containing protein, with the protein MSSFKDFSRYISDNAESLSAEVVESVVQEMNLNIPEWEKERAAGMYIQLLEFFGQALLESGQIEVPDALIEWSKKNAEMQIASDGALSTIVIRYPVTRKVFSEIFTRLSVEFNLTVVDSAKAIQAIHAVLDVSLNETIFAFEQLSERKQAETRIELLNLSAPIVPVLEDVVVLPLIGVMDSYRIAHIMNNVIPRIAEKKVHHVIIDFSGVLTIDDHVALSLQQIGSTLQLMGIHVVIAGLRPDLVQAIVHSGIDMLDTESYATVKQALESVK; encoded by the coding sequence ATGTCCTCTTTTAAAGATTTTTCCAGGTACATCAGTGATAACGCTGAATCGTTATCAGCGGAAGTAGTCGAATCGGTTGTGCAGGAAATGAACTTGAACATTCCAGAGTGGGAAAAAGAGCGGGCTGCTGGGATGTATATTCAGTTGCTTGAGTTTTTTGGACAAGCTCTTCTCGAGAGTGGACAAATTGAAGTTCCGGACGCATTGATCGAATGGAGTAAAAAAAATGCGGAAATGCAAATCGCTTCGGATGGGGCTCTTTCAACGATTGTAATTCGATACCCAGTAACGCGCAAAGTGTTTTCAGAGATTTTTACACGGTTGAGCGTAGAATTTAATTTAACGGTTGTTGACAGCGCTAAAGCGATTCAAGCCATTCATGCAGTCCTTGATGTAAGTTTAAATGAGACCATTTTTGCATTTGAGCAGCTATCGGAAAGAAAACAGGCGGAAACCCGTATAGAGTTACTGAATCTATCCGCACCGATTGTGCCGGTATTAGAAGACGTCGTAGTGCTCCCGCTAATTGGGGTGATGGACAGTTACCGAATTGCGCATATTATGAATAATGTAATCCCGAGAATCGCAGAGAAAAAAGTTCATCACGTGATCATAGATTTTTCAGGGGTATTGACGATTGATGATCACGTTGCGCTGTCGCTTCAACAAATTGGTAGCACGCTTCAATTGATGGGCATTCATGTGGTCATTGCCGGACTAAGACCAGACCTTGTTCAAGCGATTGTTCACAGTGGCATTGATATGCTCGATACAGAGTCGTACGCGACTGTAAAACAAGCGTTGGAAAGCGTGAAATAA
- the glmS gene encoding glutamine--fructose-6-phosphate transaminase (isomerizing), which yields MCGIVGYIGENDSKEILLKGLERLEYRGYDSAGIAVRNGSGVKVFKEKGRIADLRGVVENDVMGSTGIGHTRWATHGKPTRANAHPHQNTSDRFTIVHNGVIENYHHIQRDYLADVEMESDTDTEIIVQLIGKFVNEGQTTQEAFTKTLTLLKGSYAIALLDAEEEQTIFVAKNKSPLLVGLGEDFNVVASDAMAMLQLTDQFVELMDQEIVIVRKDSVEILTLDGKSVSRLPFTAEIDMSDIEKGTYPHYMLKEIDEQPAVVRKIVQAYQDGNDKLTIQPEILDAMQAADRIHIIAAGTSYHAGLIGKEYIEKLAGIPVEVHVSSEFGYNMPLLSEKPLFIFISQSGETADSRQVLVKIKELGHASLTVTNVAGSTLSRESDHTLLLYAGPEIAVASTKAYTAQLAVLSILAAVTAEARGIDIGFDLVQELGIVANAIQAQVDSKEEMEQIATDFLSTTRNCFFIGRVMDYFVGLEGSLKLKEISYIQAEGFAGGELKHGTIALIEEGTPVIALATQEAVNLNIRGNVKEVAARGAHTCIISMEGLQEEGDSLVLPKVNELLSPLVSVIPMQLISYYAALHRDCDVDKPRNLAKSVTVE from the coding sequence ATGTGTGGAATTGTAGGATATATTGGAGAAAATGATTCAAAGGAAATTTTGTTAAAAGGCTTAGAGCGTTTGGAATACCGCGGTTATGATTCAGCAGGAATCGCAGTACGTAACGGTAGCGGTGTGAAAGTATTTAAAGAAAAAGGACGTATCGCAGATTTACGCGGCGTTGTAGAAAATGATGTTATGGGTTCAACTGGGATCGGTCATACGCGTTGGGCTACTCATGGTAAACCAACACGTGCGAATGCTCACCCGCATCAAAACACATCTGACCGTTTCACAATTGTGCATAACGGCGTAATTGAAAACTACCACCACATTCAGCGCGATTATTTAGCTGACGTGGAAATGGAGTCAGATACGGATACAGAGATTATCGTTCAGTTGATCGGTAAATTTGTTAATGAAGGTCAAACAACTCAAGAAGCATTTACTAAAACTCTTACTTTATTGAAGGGTTCATATGCGATTGCATTACTGGATGCAGAAGAAGAGCAAACGATTTTTGTAGCGAAAAACAAGAGCCCATTATTAGTGGGACTTGGCGAAGATTTTAACGTTGTGGCATCAGATGCAATGGCAATGTTGCAATTGACTGACCAGTTTGTTGAGTTGATGGACCAAGAAATCGTTATCGTCCGCAAAGACAGCGTGGAAATTTTAACATTGGATGGCAAGTCGGTAAGCCGCCTACCATTCACTGCAGAAATTGACATGAGCGACATTGAAAAAGGCACATACCCTCACTATATGTTAAAAGAAATTGACGAGCAGCCAGCAGTTGTCCGCAAAATCGTTCAGGCATATCAGGACGGAAATGATAAATTGACCATCCAACCAGAAATTTTGGACGCGATGCAAGCTGCTGACCGCATCCACATCATTGCGGCAGGAACAAGCTACCATGCAGGGTTGATCGGCAAAGAATACATCGAAAAATTAGCGGGTATTCCGGTTGAAGTACATGTTTCTAGTGAATTTGGTTACAATATGCCATTGTTGTCAGAAAAACCATTGTTCATCTTTATTTCTCAATCAGGTGAAACAGCGGATAGCCGTCAAGTATTGGTGAAAATCAAAGAGCTAGGCCATGCGTCATTAACAGTAACAAACGTTGCAGGATCTACGTTATCTCGTGAGTCTGACCATACGTTATTGTTGTATGCAGGTCCAGAAATTGCAGTTGCTTCAACAAAAGCATACACTGCACAATTGGCAGTTTTGTCGATTCTAGCAGCTGTAACTGCTGAAGCACGCGGCATTGATATCGGTTTTGACTTGGTTCAAGAACTAGGAATCGTTGCAAATGCGATTCAAGCACAAGTGGATTCTAAAGAAGAAATGGAACAAATTGCGACAGACTTCTTGTCGACAACACGTAACTGCTTCTTTATCGGTCGCGTAATGGATTATTTCGTTGGACTTGAAGGTTCATTGAAATTAAAAGAAATTTCGTATATCCAAGCTGAAGGCTTTGCAGGAGGCGAATTAAAACACGGTACGATTGCATTGATCGAAGAAGGTACACCGGTTATCGCACTTGCAACACAAGAAGCGGTTAACTTGAACATCCGTGGTAACGTCAAAGAAGTAGCGGCACGCGGCGCGCACACATGTATCATTTCGATGGAAGGCTTACAAGAAGAAGGCGATAGCCTGGTCTTGCCAAAAGTGAACGAATTGCTATCACCACTAGTATCGGTTATCCCGATGCAGTTGATCAGCTATTACGCAGCGCTTCACCGCGACTGTGACGTTGACAAGCCACGTAACTTAGCAAAATCAGTAACAGTTGAATAA